In Burkholderiales bacterium, the following proteins share a genomic window:
- a CDS encoding cyclic nucleotide-binding domain-containing protein: protein MVRLSCNPHVLRSLALFSPLSDAQFGALLLQIERRSYAAGARIVNAGEGPDGLYVILSGRAKLTFLDRAGQELVAAVMEPNDFFGETGVIDGNPRASNVDAQDACEILFVPRSVLLECVEHNAAAAMAMLRTVVGRLDDAYRKLAALAQHRDEPPFALPPLAERH from the coding sequence ATGGTGCGCCTCTCCTGCAATCCTCACGTCCTGCGCAGCCTCGCGCTGTTTTCCCCGCTGTCCGACGCGCAGTTCGGCGCGCTCCTCCTCCAGATCGAGCGCCGCAGCTATGCGGCCGGGGCGCGTATCGTCAACGCCGGTGAAGGCCCCGACGGTCTCTACGTCATCCTGTCGGGCCGAGCGAAGCTCACCTTCCTCGACCGCGCAGGGCAGGAGCTCGTCGCGGCGGTGATGGAGCCGAACGATTTCTTCGGCGAGACCGGCGTGATCGACGGCAACCCGCGCGCTTCGAACGTCGACGCGCAGGATGCGTGCGAGATCCTCTTCGTGCCGCGCAGCGTGCTGCTCGAATGCGTCGAGCACAACGCAGCCGCTGCGATGGCGATGCTGCGCACGGTCGTGGGCAGGCTCGACGACGCCTATCGCAAGTTGGCGGCGCTCGCTCAGCACCGCGACGAGCCGCCGTTCGCGCTTCCGCCGCTCGCCGAGCGTCACTAG
- the rfaE2 gene encoding D-glycero-beta-D-manno-heptose 1-phosphate adenylyltransferase, protein MKGEGRRYGTPSFEAKICAPDALIARVAALPRPLVFTNGVFDILHRGHVTYLAQARALGASLVLALNADASVRRLGKGDDRPVNTLPDRAAVAAALDSVSLVTWFDEDTPLERILEVRPDVLVKGGDWKVEDIVGAAEVRSWGGSVHSIPFEHERSTTALLQKIRK, encoded by the coding sequence GTGAAGGGTGAAGGGCGGCGTTACGGCACGCCTTCGTTCGAAGCCAAGATCTGCGCGCCGGACGCGCTGATCGCGCGCGTCGCCGCTCTTCCCCGCCCCCTCGTCTTCACCAACGGTGTCTTCGACATCCTGCATCGGGGACACGTCACGTACCTCGCGCAGGCGCGCGCGCTCGGCGCGAGCCTCGTGCTCGCGCTCAACGCCGACGCGTCGGTGCGACGGCTGGGGAAAGGGGACGACCGCCCGGTCAACACCCTCCCCGACCGCGCCGCGGTCGCGGCGGCGCTGGACTCGGTCTCGCTCGTCACATGGTTCGACGAGGACACGCCGCTCGAACGCATCCTCGAAGTCAGGCCCGACGTCCTGGTCAAAGGCGGCGACTGGAAAGTCGAGGACATCGTCGGCGCCGCCGAAGTGAGGTCGTGGGGCGGCAGCGTGCACTCGATCCCGTTCGAGCACGAGCGGTCGACGACGGCGCTCCTGCAGAAAATCCGGAAGTAA
- a CDS encoding tripartite tricarboxylate transporter substrate binding protein has product MTALRTIALFAAAIASAGFACTNVHAQAWPSRTVRVIVPFQPGGGTDTQSRLLGKKLTENLGQSFVVDNRSGAGGLIGAELAAKAPPDGYTLLFTTASLSVQVTLVKKLAFDPLKDLAPVSLFSSAPLVLVVHPSVPAKTVPELVALAKKSKSKLNAASNGSGTTSHLAIEMLKQAAGIDVVHVPYKGGGPAVTAMMAGEVDLRFSGQLAVLPHVRSGRVRAIAIASTRRSTLMPDVPTLASYYPGFDADNWYAMFAPAAIPKDIVTRLHGEIVKVLKAPDMRETIARDGAEPIGSTPDELAAYFRKEADKYAKVIRAAKITSE; this is encoded by the coding sequence ATGACGGCTCTTCGCACCATCGCGCTCTTCGCTGCCGCAATCGCGTCAGCCGGTTTCGCATGCACGAACGTGCACGCACAGGCATGGCCGTCGCGCACCGTGCGCGTCATCGTTCCGTTCCAGCCGGGCGGCGGCACCGACACGCAGAGCCGGCTGCTCGGGAAAAAGCTCACCGAGAATCTCGGCCAGAGCTTCGTCGTCGACAACCGCAGCGGCGCGGGCGGGCTCATCGGCGCGGAGCTCGCCGCCAAAGCGCCCCCCGACGGCTACACGCTGCTGTTCACGACCGCGTCGCTGAGCGTACAAGTGACGCTCGTGAAGAAGCTGGCGTTCGATCCGCTGAAAGATCTCGCGCCGGTGAGCCTCTTCTCGTCCGCCCCGCTGGTGCTCGTGGTGCACCCGAGCGTGCCGGCGAAGACGGTGCCCGAGCTGGTCGCGCTGGCGAAGAAATCCAAATCGAAGCTGAACGCCGCCTCCAACGGCAGCGGCACGACGAGCCATCTCGCGATCGAGATGCTCAAGCAGGCGGCCGGTATCGACGTGGTGCACGTGCCGTACAAGGGCGGCGGTCCGGCGGTGACCGCGATGATGGCGGGCGAAGTCGACCTGCGCTTTTCCGGACAGCTCGCGGTGCTTCCGCACGTGCGCTCGGGTCGCGTGCGTGCGATCGCGATCGCCTCGACCCGCCGCTCGACGCTCATGCCGGACGTGCCGACGCTCGCGTCGTACTACCCCGGTTTCGACGCCGACAACTGGTACGCGATGTTCGCGCCCGCCGCGATCCCGAAAGACATCGTGACCAGGCTGCACGGCGAGATCGTCAAGGTGCTCAAGGCGCCCGACATGCGCGAGACCATCGCCAGGGACGGCGCGGAACCGATCGGCAGCACGCCCGACGAGCTCGCCGCGTATTTCCGCAAGGAAGCCGACAAGTACGCGAAGGTGATCAGGGCGGCGAAAATCACGTCCGAATAG
- a CDS encoding phosphoheptose isomerase — MDLISRISENFSESAHLKLQSMDALAGPIADAAELMVQALKRDGKILACGNGGSAADSQHFAAELLNRFEMERPPLAAVALTTDTSTLTSIGNDFDFDQIFAKQVRALGHAEDVLLAISTSGNSRNVIAAIEVAHEADMRVVALTGRNGGRMAEVLEPNDIHICVPANSTARIQEVHLLALHCICDAIDCLLLGVQ, encoded by the coding sequence ATGGACTTGATCAGCCGCATCAGCGAGAACTTCTCGGAGAGCGCGCACCTGAAGCTGCAGAGCATGGACGCGCTCGCGGGGCCGATCGCCGATGCCGCGGAGCTCATGGTGCAGGCGCTCAAGCGCGACGGGAAGATCCTCGCGTGCGGCAACGGCGGCTCGGCCGCCGACAGCCAGCATTTCGCCGCCGAGCTCCTCAATCGCTTCGAGATGGAACGTCCGCCGCTGGCCGCGGTCGCACTCACGACGGACACTTCGACGCTCACGTCCATCGGCAATGACTTCGACTTCGACCAGATCTTCGCGAAACAGGTGCGCGCGCTCGGCCACGCCGAGGACGTGCTGCTCGCGATCTCGACCAGCGGCAACTCGCGCAACGTCATCGCCGCGATCGAGGTCGCCCACGAAGCCGACATGCGCGTGGTCGCTTTGACCGGCCGCAACGGCGGGAGAATGGCCGAAGTGCTCGAACCGAACGACATCCACATCTGCGTGCCCGCGAACAGCACCGCGCGCATACAGGAAGTGCATCTGCTCGCGCTGCACTGCATCTGCGACGCGATCGACTGTCTCTTACTCGGAGTCCAATGA
- a CDS encoding tripartite tricarboxylate transporter substrate binding protein, translating into MRRALFALSMAALLAPAAPAAEPSKYPARPIRVVVPYTPGGITDVMTRLVMTEVGKDVNQTMIIDNRPGANSIVGVEIVAKANPDGYTLTSVIPAHTANQTLYPKLPYHSLKSFAPVSLLGTAPLIVCVANSLPVKNVRDLIDLAKAKPGQLSFASSGVGAAAHLTTELFMLTTGTKMVHVPYKGTAPALLDLSGGQVQFMMDTPLSLLPHARAGKIRAIAMAADKRAAVATDVPTLIEQGVKVVGGTWVGILAPAGTPREVVNTLNKSIAAVVRRPDIHDKIVQVGIDPVGNSPEEFTQFLRDEIAKWGKVIKAANVKVEG; encoded by the coding sequence GTGAGGCGTGCGCTGTTTGCGTTGTCGATGGCCGCCCTGCTCGCGCCCGCCGCGCCCGCGGCGGAGCCGTCGAAATATCCGGCGCGCCCCATCCGCGTCGTCGTGCCCTACACGCCGGGCGGCATCACCGACGTGATGACGCGGCTGGTGATGACCGAGGTCGGCAAGGACGTTAATCAGACGATGATCATCGACAACCGGCCCGGCGCGAACAGCATCGTCGGCGTCGAGATCGTCGCCAAGGCGAACCCCGACGGTTACACGCTCACTTCGGTGATCCCCGCGCACACCGCGAACCAGACGCTCTATCCCAAGCTTCCGTACCACTCGCTGAAGAGCTTCGCGCCGGTCTCGCTGCTCGGCACCGCGCCGCTCATCGTGTGCGTGGCGAACAGCCTGCCGGTGAAGAACGTGAGGGACCTGATCGACCTCGCCAAAGCGAAACCGGGCCAGCTTTCCTTCGCGTCGAGCGGCGTCGGCGCCGCCGCGCATCTCACCACCGAGCTCTTCATGCTCACCACCGGCACCAAGATGGTCCATGTGCCGTATAAAGGCACTGCGCCGGCGCTGCTCGACCTCTCCGGCGGCCAGGTGCAGTTCATGATGGACACCCCGCTCTCGCTCCTGCCGCACGCGCGCGCGGGCAAGATCAGGGCGATCGCGATGGCGGCGGACAAGCGCGCCGCGGTCGCGACCGACGTGCCGACGCTGATCGAGCAGGGCGTGAAGGTGGTCGGCGGCACGTGGGTCGGCATCCTCGCGCCGGCGGGCACCCCGCGCGAGGTGGTCAACACCCTGAACAAGTCGATCGCCGCGGTCGTCCGGCGTCCGGACATCCACGACAAGATCGTGCAGGTCGGCATCGATCCGGTCGGCAACTCGCCCGAGGAATTCACGCAGTTCCTGCGCGACGAGATCGCCAAGTGGGGCAAGGTGATCAAGGCTGCAAACGTCAAGGTGGAAGGCTGA
- a CDS encoding BON domain-containing protein — protein MTMRLLLAACAIALVPVLNGCVAAAVGGAAAGGYLVGEDRRSSAVMTDDEGIELRAQNRVAEKFPNAHINTTSYNKLVLLSGEVPNDAAKAEADRIVRGINGVRGTYNELTVGPPTALSARANDSYITSKVKTRFLDGRRFNPVHVKVVTESGTVYLMGLVKRQEADDATELARTTSGVQRVVRLFEIQP, from the coding sequence ATGACTATGCGACTTTTGCTCGCCGCCTGCGCCATCGCCCTCGTCCCGGTTCTCAACGGTTGTGTCGCCGCCGCGGTCGGCGGCGCGGCCGCCGGCGGTTATCTCGTCGGCGAGGATCGCCGGTCCAGTGCCGTCATGACCGACGACGAAGGCATCGAGCTGCGCGCGCAGAACCGCGTGGCCGAGAAATTCCCCAACGCGCACATCAACACGACCTCTTACAACAAGCTGGTGCTGCTCTCGGGCGAAGTGCCGAACGACGCCGCCAAGGCCGAAGCCGACCGTATCGTGCGCGGCATCAACGGCGTGCGCGGCACCTACAACGAGCTCACCGTCGGCCCGCCCACCGCGCTGTCGGCGCGCGCCAACGATTCGTACATCACCTCCAAGGTCAAGACGCGTTTCCTCGACGGCCGGCGCTTCAACCCGGTCCACGTGAAAGTGGTGACCGAGTCGGGAACGGTCTATCTCATGGGGCTGGTCAAGCGCCAGGAGGCGGACGACGCGACCGAGCTCGCGCGCACCACGAGCGGCGTGCAGCGGGTGGTGAGGCTGTTCGAAATACAGCCGTGA
- a CDS encoding biotin--[acetyl-CoA-carboxylase] ligase, with protein sequence MTPHSFALLRLIADGEFHSGEALARTLDISRGTVWNAVRALEDADLAIYKVRGRGYKLAEPVSLLDARALRANGLHVEVVDAVGSTNTELMQRAASGAASGSVLATEWQQSGRGRMGRAWQAGIGRALAFSVLWRYAQGASALSGLSLAVGVAVVRALRAIGAGDVELKWPNDVLWRGAKLAGILVELSGDTLGPSAVVVGIGVNVRLSAAMRARIDQPAADLESACGGTLDRNAVLGAVLRELRDVLERFGVDGFAPLRPEWERYHAHQGKRVTVTLPGGATDSGVARGIAEDGALLFESGNALRRLHSGEISLRAVKRP encoded by the coding sequence ATGACGCCTCACTCTTTCGCGCTGCTGCGACTCATCGCCGACGGCGAGTTCCATTCGGGCGAAGCGCTCGCCCGCACGCTCGACATATCGCGCGGTACCGTCTGGAACGCGGTGCGCGCGCTCGAAGACGCCGACCTCGCCATCTACAAGGTGCGCGGGCGCGGCTACAAGCTTGCCGAGCCGGTCTCGCTGCTCGACGCGCGGGCGCTACGCGCGAACGGACTGCACGTCGAAGTCGTCGACGCGGTCGGCTCCACCAATACCGAGCTCATGCAGCGCGCCGCATCGGGGGCGGCGTCCGGAAGCGTGCTCGCCACCGAGTGGCAGCAGAGCGGCCGCGGCCGCATGGGACGCGCATGGCAGGCCGGCATCGGGCGCGCGCTCGCGTTCTCGGTCCTCTGGCGCTACGCGCAGGGCGCGAGCGCGCTCTCGGGTCTGAGCCTCGCGGTCGGTGTCGCCGTGGTGCGCGCGCTGCGGGCGATCGGCGCGGGCGACGTCGAGCTCAAGTGGCCGAACGACGTGCTGTGGCGCGGGGCCAAGCTCGCGGGCATCCTCGTCGAGCTGTCCGGCGATACGCTGGGGCCGAGCGCGGTGGTCGTCGGCATCGGCGTCAACGTCCGTCTCTCCGCGGCGATGCGCGCGCGCATCGATCAGCCTGCGGCCGATCTCGAAAGCGCCTGCGGCGGCACGCTGGATCGCAACGCGGTGCTCGGCGCGGTACTGCGCGAGCTGCGTGACGTGCTGGAGCGCTTCGGCGTCGACGGTTTCGCGCCGCTGCGTCCCGAGTGGGAGCGATACCACGCGCATCAGGGAAAGCGCGTGACGGTGACGCTGCCCGGCGGCGCGACCGACAGCGGCGTCGCGCGCGGCATCGCCGAGGACGGCGCGCTGCTGTTCGAAAGCGGCAACGCGTTGCGGCGGCTGCACAGCGGCGAGATCTCCCTGCGCGCGGTCAAACGTCCATGA
- a CDS encoding YraN family protein gives MKPHRGAEAEAMAAAFLERKGLRVLERNFQCRLGEIDLIARDGDTTVFVEVRRRVSSRAFGGAAASITSAKRTKLLRAARFYLSRQRTTPACRFDALLIEGDPPRIDWIRDAFGA, from the coding sequence ATGAAACCGCACCGCGGCGCCGAAGCCGAAGCGATGGCCGCCGCGTTCCTCGAGCGCAAAGGCCTGCGCGTGCTCGAGCGCAATTTCCAGTGCCGCCTCGGGGAGATCGACCTGATCGCACGCGACGGCGATACGACCGTCTTCGTCGAAGTGCGCCGGCGCGTCTCTTCCCGCGCTTTCGGCGGCGCGGCGGCGAGCATCACGTCCGCCAAGCGCACCAAGCTCCTGCGCGCCGCGCGCTTCTATCTCTCGCGCCAGCGCACGACGCCGGCGTGCCGCTTCGACGCGCTGCTCATCGAAGGCGACCCGCCCCGCATCGACTGGATACGCGACGCCTTCGGCGCATGA
- a CDS encoding substrate-binding domain-containing protein produces the protein MAELTVMQSLAFKEAYLTLAPRYERATGHRISTLWVPTAKVVATVERGEAADLVIIAAAVVDELIAKGLARERIDLATCGVAVAVKAGAPRPDLSSAESLKRAVLGAKSIVYSRGPSGVYLDGLFRRMGISGELEHKLTRVQGEPSGEVVARGFAEIGFQQMSELLPVAGIDVVGPLPAEIQEITTFAATVLAKAREPQAAREVIDYLGTEDAKAVIRATGMEPV, from the coding sequence GTGGCCGAGCTCACCGTCATGCAGTCCCTCGCTTTCAAGGAGGCCTATCTCACGCTCGCGCCGCGCTACGAGCGCGCGACCGGACACCGCATCTCGACGCTGTGGGTGCCGACGGCGAAGGTCGTCGCGACCGTCGAACGCGGGGAAGCCGCCGACCTCGTCATCATCGCGGCGGCGGTCGTCGACGAGCTGATCGCGAAAGGGCTGGCGCGGGAGCGCATCGACCTCGCGACCTGCGGCGTCGCCGTGGCGGTGAAGGCGGGAGCGCCGCGGCCGGATCTTTCGTCGGCGGAGTCGCTGAAGCGCGCGGTGCTCGGCGCGAAGTCGATCGTGTACTCGCGCGGGCCGAGCGGCGTCTATCTCGACGGTCTGTTCCGACGCATGGGGATCTCAGGCGAGCTCGAGCACAAGCTGACGCGCGTTCAGGGAGAGCCCTCCGGCGAAGTGGTGGCGCGCGGCTTTGCCGAGATCGGCTTCCAGCAGATGTCCGAGCTGCTGCCGGTGGCGGGCATCGACGTCGTCGGGCCGCTGCCGGCGGAGATACAGGAGATCACGACCTTCGCCGCGACGGTGCTCGCGAAGGCGCGCGAGCCGCAAGCTGCACGGGAGGTGATCGACTATCTCGGCACCGAAGACGCCAAAGCGGTCATTCGCGCCACGGGCATGGAGCCGGTCTAG
- a CDS encoding peptidase E, with amino-acid sequence MKKHILAIGGMALPPDLDNLLLIEYFLGLTAKRKPKVAFIGTAHGDADMGRLRFYAGFSQFSCKPTHLPLFARTPRDLESFVLEQDAIYVGGGNTKSMLAVWRDWGLDEHLRKAWERGVVLGGASAGSICWFDYGVTDSIAGALTALPCLGFLQGSNCPHYDSEKARRPTFRRLVARGAMPDGHAADDGAALHYVDGKLSRIVASLPRAKGYRITRSGKRAVERRMPTRYLGR; translated from the coding sequence ATGAAAAAACACATCCTCGCCATCGGCGGCATGGCGTTGCCGCCCGACCTCGACAACCTGCTTCTGATCGAGTACTTCCTCGGCCTCACCGCCAAACGAAAACCGAAAGTCGCCTTCATCGGCACCGCCCACGGCGACGCCGACATGGGACGGTTGCGCTTCTACGCCGGCTTTTCTCAATTTTCGTGCAAGCCGACTCACCTGCCGCTCTTCGCGCGCACACCGCGCGACCTCGAATCGTTCGTGCTCGAGCAGGATGCGATCTACGTCGGCGGCGGGAACACGAAAAGCATGCTCGCGGTGTGGCGCGACTGGGGACTCGATGAGCATCTGCGCAAAGCGTGGGAACGCGGCGTCGTGCTCGGCGGCGCGAGCGCGGGCTCGATCTGCTGGTTCGACTACGGTGTGACCGATTCGATCGCGGGTGCGCTGACCGCGCTGCCGTGCCTCGGCTTCCTCCAGGGCAGCAACTGCCCGCACTACGACAGCGAGAAAGCCCGCCGCCCGACGTTTCGCAGGCTCGTCGCGCGCGGCGCGATGCCCGACGGTCATGCGGCCGACGACGGCGCGGCGTTGCACTACGTCGACGGCAAGCTCTCGCGCATCGTCGCGAGCCTGCCGCGCGCCAAAGGCTATCGCATCACGCGCTCGGGCAAACGCGCGGTGGAGCGCCGGATGCCGACGCGCTACCTCGGACGCTAG
- a CDS encoding glutamine--tRNA ligase/YqeY domain fusion protein, translated as MPAGSDKPARNKPTPSEKNEGSVSNFIRQVIEADIASAKHAGRRWAGHPGGAAVQRDAPPDPAKIRTRFPPEPNGYLHIGHAKSIVLNFGLAIDYAGACHLRFDDTNPEKEEQEYVDSIVEAVKWLGCDWGEHLYFASDYFDFMYEAAEALIGAGHAYVDEQRPEEIRAARGTLTEPGTNSPWRDRPREESLARFREMRDDQHADGSMAVRAKIDMASPNINLRDPVIYRIRHATHHRTGDKWCIYPMYTFAHPIEDALENITHSLCTLEFEDQRPFYDWLLERLAECGLLLRPLPQQIEFARLNLTYVMLSKRKLIQLVEERHCEAWDDPRMPTLAGARRRGYTAEGFRLFAERIGVSKADSWIEYSVLEEAMRDTLNASAERRIAVLDPVKLVIDNYPDGQSEECHAPNHPQKPELGQRVLPFSRELWIEREDFQETPPKGYFRLFPGNSVRLRYGYVVKCTGCDKDADGRVTTVHCEYIPDTKSGTPGAEKVKVKGAIHWLSAAHSVAAEVRMYDRLFRVPHPGRDRDFLEDLNPDSKRVITAQVEPALKDARPEERFQFERHGYFCADRRDSKPGAPVFNRSVTLKDSWAPR; from the coding sequence ATGCCCGCCGGATCAGACAAGCCCGCCCGCAACAAACCGACCCCCTCGGAGAAGAACGAAGGCAGCGTCTCGAACTTCATCCGCCAGGTCATCGAGGCCGATATCGCTTCGGCCAAGCACGCCGGGCGGCGTTGGGCAGGACATCCCGGAGGCGCGGCGGTGCAGCGCGACGCACCGCCCGATCCGGCGAAGATACGCACACGCTTTCCGCCGGAGCCCAACGGCTATCTCCACATCGGACACGCCAAGTCGATCGTGCTGAACTTCGGGCTTGCGATCGACTACGCGGGCGCGTGCCACCTGCGCTTCGACGACACCAATCCGGAGAAGGAAGAGCAGGAATACGTCGACTCGATCGTCGAAGCGGTGAAGTGGCTGGGCTGCGACTGGGGCGAGCACCTGTATTTCGCTTCGGATTATTTCGACTTCATGTACGAAGCCGCCGAAGCGCTGATCGGCGCGGGCCACGCCTATGTCGACGAGCAGCGCCCGGAGGAGATCCGCGCGGCGCGCGGCACGCTGACCGAGCCGGGGACCAACAGCCCGTGGCGCGATCGTCCGCGCGAGGAATCGCTCGCGCGCTTTCGCGAGATGCGCGACGACCAGCACGCCGACGGCAGCATGGCGGTGCGCGCGAAGATCGACATGGCGTCGCCCAACATCAACCTGCGCGATCCGGTCATCTATCGCATCCGGCACGCGACTCACCATCGGACCGGCGACAAATGGTGCATCTATCCGATGTACACCTTCGCGCACCCGATCGAGGATGCGCTGGAAAACATCACGCACTCGCTGTGCACGCTGGAATTCGAGGATCAGCGGCCCTTCTACGACTGGCTGCTCGAGCGTCTCGCCGAGTGCGGCCTGCTACTGCGCCCGCTGCCGCAGCAGATCGAGTTCGCGAGGCTCAATCTCACTTACGTGATGCTGTCCAAGCGCAAGCTCATCCAGCTCGTCGAGGAGCGGCATTGCGAAGCGTGGGACGATCCGCGCATGCCCACACTCGCGGGCGCGCGCCGCCGCGGCTACACGGCGGAAGGCTTCCGGCTCTTCGCCGAGCGCATCGGCGTCTCCAAGGCCGATTCGTGGATCGAGTACTCGGTGCTCGAAGAGGCGATGCGCGACACCCTCAACGCGAGCGCCGAGCGCCGCATCGCGGTGCTCGACCCGGTGAAGCTGGTCATCGACAACTATCCGGACGGGCAGAGCGAAGAGTGTCACGCCCCCAACCACCCGCAGAAACCCGAGCTGGGACAGCGTGTTCTCCCGTTCTCGCGCGAGCTGTGGATCGAGCGCGAAGACTTCCAGGAGACGCCGCCCAAGGGCTACTTCCGGCTCTTCCCCGGTAACAGCGTGCGGCTGCGTTACGGCTACGTCGTGAAATGCACCGGCTGCGACAAGGACGCGGACGGCCGCGTCACGACGGTGCACTGCGAATACATTCCCGACACCAAATCGGGCACGCCGGGCGCCGAGAAAGTCAAAGTGAAAGGCGCCATCCACTGGCTCTCCGCGGCACACTCGGTCGCCGCCGAGGTGCGGATGTACGACCGGCTGTTCCGCGTGCCGCACCCGGGGCGCGACCGCGATTTCCTCGAAGACCTCAATCCGGATTCGAAGCGGGTGATCACCGCCCAGGTCGAGCCGGCGCTGAAGGACGCCAGGCCCGAGGAACGCTTCCAGTTCGAGCGCCACGGCTATTTCTGCGCCGACCGCCGCGATTCGAAACCGGGAGCGCCGGTGTTCAACCGGTCGGTGACGCTCAAGGATTCCTGGGCGCCGCGGTAA
- a CDS encoding type III pantothenate kinase: MKVLAVDAGNSRIKWGLADEDDWIERGAVATGDADALESALAHLTAVDRILVTNVAGETAARAIRQAVGRLGIAAETIVPRAEQCGVKSGYAAPEQLGPDRWAALIGARTLFDGPCVVVNAGTTMTVDALSGEGVFLGGFIVPGYAVMRGSLATSTDRLKLQHGAFSFFPDNTGDAIASGALNALAGAVDRMVRYMVDVGEGEPLVMLSGGDANLVAPLLSHRVQVVDNLVLEGLRRIGAGDV; this comes from the coding sequence ATGAAAGTGCTCGCGGTCGATGCGGGCAACAGCCGCATCAAGTGGGGTCTCGCCGACGAAGACGACTGGATCGAGCGCGGCGCGGTCGCCACGGGGGACGCGGACGCGCTCGAATCGGCGCTCGCGCATCTCACCGCGGTCGATCGCATCCTGGTGACCAACGTGGCGGGCGAGACCGCGGCGCGTGCGATTCGGCAGGCGGTCGGCCGCCTCGGCATCGCTGCCGAGACGATCGTGCCGCGTGCCGAGCAGTGCGGCGTGAAGAGCGGCTACGCCGCGCCCGAGCAGCTCGGGCCCGATCGCTGGGCGGCGCTCATCGGCGCGCGCACGCTCTTCGACGGACCGTGCGTCGTCGTGAACGCCGGCACGACGATGACGGTCGACGCGCTTTCCGGCGAAGGCGTATTCCTCGGCGGTTTCATCGTGCCGGGGTATGCAGTGATGCGCGGCTCGCTCGCCACGAGCACCGATCGGCTCAAGCTCCAGCACGGCGCGTTCAGCTTCTTCCCCGACAATACCGGCGATGCGATCGCGAGCGGCGCGCTCAACGCGCTGGCGGGCGCGGTGGACCGCATGGTGCGCTACATGGTCGACGTCGGCGAGGGCGAGCCGCTCGTCATGCTCTCGGGCGGAGACGCGAATCTCGTCGCGCCGCTCCTGAGCCATCGCGTGCAGGTCGTGGATAATCTCGTGCTCGAAGGTTTGCGGCGGATCGGAGCGGGCGATGTCTGA
- a CDS encoding tripartite tricarboxylate transporter substrate binding protein — protein MQHQSTFIVACGALALAAAQPAPAAESYPAKPVRVIAAFSPGGYVDFTARLVSAPLSVALGQQFIVENRAGAGGIVGTEVAARAAPDGYTLVVGSVGTHAVNQTLYKKLPYNVVRDFQPVARLSDAPSLLAVHPSLPAKSVKDLLALARSKPNSINYASAGSGTSTHLAAVLFEHLGHVKLVHVPYKGGGPALVAVVSGEVPVTFGTAASVSPHTKSGRLRALAVTSGKRSQVLPDLPTIAEAGLPGYEMLNWLGLFAPAGTPRAIVDRLAQESLRIVRSPDTVAKFHAQASEPSPLGTDEFAAFVKKEVDKWGKVVTATGMTAD, from the coding sequence ATGCAGCATCAGTCAACCTTCATCGTCGCCTGCGGCGCGCTCGCGCTGGCGGCGGCTCAGCCCGCGCCGGCCGCGGAGAGTTATCCCGCGAAACCGGTGCGCGTCATCGCCGCTTTTTCACCCGGCGGCTACGTCGATTTCACCGCGCGGCTCGTCTCGGCACCGTTGAGCGTCGCGCTCGGGCAGCAGTTCATCGTCGAGAACCGCGCCGGTGCGGGCGGCATCGTCGGCACCGAAGTCGCCGCGCGCGCGGCGCCGGACGGCTACACGCTCGTCGTCGGCAGCGTCGGCACGCATGCGGTGAACCAGACGCTGTACAAGAAGCTTCCCTACAACGTGGTGCGCGATTTCCAGCCGGTCGCGAGATTGTCGGATGCGCCGAGCCTGCTGGCGGTGCACCCGTCGCTGCCGGCGAAGTCGGTCAAGGACCTCCTCGCGCTCGCGCGCAGCAAGCCGAATTCGATCAACTACGCCTCCGCCGGTTCGGGCACGTCCACGCATCTGGCCGCCGTGCTGTTCGAGCACCTCGGCCACGTCAAGCTCGTGCACGTGCCTTACAAGGGCGGCGGACCGGCGCTCGTCGCGGTCGTGTCGGGCGAGGTCCCCGTCACTTTCGGCACCGCCGCTTCGGTATCGCCGCATACCAAGAGCGGCCGGCTCAGGGCGCTGGCGGTGACTTCGGGCAAACGCTCGCAGGTGCTGCCGGACCTGCCGACGATCGCGGAAGCGGGGCTGCCCGGCTACGAGATGCTGAACTGGCTCGGTCTCTTCGCGCCCGCGGGCACGCCGCGCGCGATCGTCGACCGGCTCGCGCAGGAATCGCTGCGGATCGTGCGCTCGCCCGACACCGTCGCGAAGTTCCATGCGCAGGCGTCGGAGCCTTCGCCGCTCGGAACCGACGAGTTCGCCGCCTTCGTGAAGAAGGAGGTCGACAAGTGGGGGAAAGTCGTCACCGCGACCGGCATGACGGCGGATTGA